The following coding sequences lie in one Silvanigrella aquatica genomic window:
- a CDS encoding ribonuclease III family protein, whose protein sequence is MLEKRLTLLRTQFRDLNFAKLSRVFPQIEANIDKLGEIQEHRYLDKKLAAISLVHRSSLVYWPTDKSGIYSNERLEFLGDAFLSFFIASEAMIEHKTLQEGDLSRLRAALVGTENLALKSRDLGIGDCLLVGKAEMNSNPQRRDNVLADAFEAVTAALLLDAGEEKAHMWLLKVFSDDLKTGQDILLKFDSKSKLQQWTQGIIGVPPVYRTIGTEGTPQETFFIVAAFIGNTEIGRASAASKREASKKVAELIVEKIESGKLTKDMIISFFGREK, encoded by the coding sequence ATGTTGGAAAAACGACTCACACTTTTGAGAACTCAATTTCGAGATTTAAACTTTGCTAAATTAAGTCGCGTATTTCCGCAAATTGAAGCAAATATTGATAAACTTGGTGAAATTCAAGAACATAGATATCTCGATAAAAAATTAGCAGCTATTTCTTTAGTCCATCGTTCTTCATTAGTTTATTGGCCTACAGATAAATCAGGTATTTATTCTAATGAAAGACTCGAGTTTTTAGGTGACGCATTTTTAAGTTTCTTCATCGCCTCAGAGGCTATGATTGAGCATAAAACATTGCAAGAAGGTGATTTATCCCGTTTACGCGCTGCTTTGGTGGGTACCGAAAATTTAGCTTTAAAAAGTAGGGATTTGGGTATAGGAGACTGTTTGCTTGTAGGTAAAGCAGAAATGAATTCAAATCCTCAAAGACGCGACAACGTGTTGGCCGATGCTTTTGAGGCTGTTACCGCAGCTTTGCTTCTTGACGCCGGCGAAGAAAAAGCACATATGTGGCTGCTCAAAGTTTTTTCAGATGATCTGAAAACGGGTCAAGATATACTTTTAAAATTTGATTCGAAAAGTAAGCTTCAGCAGTGGACGCAAGGAATTATTGGAGTTCCCCCTGTTTACAGGACAATTGGGACTGAAGGCACTCCGCAGGAAACATTTTTTATTGTTGCCGCTTTTATAGGAAATACGGAAATTGGCAGAGCTTCTGCCGCCAGCAAACGAGAAGCTAGTAAAAAAGTAGCTGAACTCATAGTAGAAAAAATAGAATCAGGAAAGTTAACAAAAGATATGATAATTAGTTTTTTTGGAAGGGAAAAATGA
- the coaE gene encoding dephospho-CoA kinase (Dephospho-CoA kinase (CoaE) performs the final step in coenzyme A biosynthesis.): MSKKIAITGGIGSGKSSLAKILAQKGYCVWDADVFSREVLFFPEVQARIKAIFGNSVFIGDGQLNRELVRSQIFANAKLKKSLEKIIHPAIHDLFNSKYRELLKVASTAWVFYEASLILEKGRKSFFDFCVVVVADENVKLRRLSEKRNLPEAEARKIMATQMSDSEKISHADYVIDNSASLDLLEKSAEKLILYLSEKFSSP, from the coding sequence ATGTCAAAGAAAATAGCTATTACTGGTGGCATTGGATCTGGGAAATCATCTCTCGCCAAAATTCTTGCTCAAAAGGGTTACTGTGTTTGGGATGCAGATGTTTTTTCTAGAGAAGTTTTATTTTTCCCAGAAGTTCAAGCTAGAATAAAAGCAATTTTTGGGAACTCAGTATTTATTGGCGATGGTCAATTAAATCGTGAATTAGTAAGGTCTCAAATTTTTGCAAATGCGAAATTAAAAAAATCGCTTGAAAAAATTATTCATCCGGCAATTCACGATCTTTTTAATTCAAAATATAGAGAACTGCTTAAAGTAGCGTCTACAGCTTGGGTTTTTTATGAAGCTTCTTTAATACTTGAAAAAGGAAGAAAATCTTTTTTTGATTTTTGTGTTGTCGTTGTTGCAGATGAGAATGTGAAACTCAGGCGCTTAAGTGAAAAGAGAAATTTGCCAGAAGCCGAAGCGAGAAAAATTATGGCTACGCAAATGTCTGACAGTGAAAAAATTTCCCATGCGGATTATGTTATTGATAATTCAGCTTCTCTTGATTTACTTGAAAAAAGTGCAGAAAAATTGATTCTTTATTTAAGTGAAAAATTTTCTTCCCCATAA
- a CDS encoding DUF6178 family protein — protein MFILRMPKNLSQNMPEVSPTPKREELSSGNHIPWKPSTETALAPALLDIDWLTAQPLLPFLAQVAPAHLLYRSIMSHGMEDSIEVIEWVRGEQLQKIFDFDIWEHSFELQTNDISTNKFLSWLRIWMEIGADFAVHRMIELEEETIVLIFSKLFEIIPEGVSQVTEDMTENWWKTADNKFYLRMRDENEEAFELLKPFVDALYQNNVRIAASVFAHAAMLVRQESLDFGVRWKAARLADQGFVSREDALKILAPKKIESLVKSIKEAKELEEKRREAYEKYPSKQTAAISQSDTNNPDLFDNIVHFLSSLEPEEGVRYMQLALGSEKLKQITGSQNIDPSYFYEDEDFISESAENIIQLCNNLLMRTELVNTRKINKQNLLIEQAFCELAQTNLTEAVYLKDRVARLSNVFVSGIMNSIDNDSLARSLSVVRGILNIGLEICLLSPHEYGLNLEAKVDEVEQAVLCIQQLGPEYLFQLGWNILISLQLDLAKEIVKLDLNHPNYKNKLKSMRKINLSDASSLTISLDKLVENQRYPDMSAWLSSVESELPTALFLVLESLFGRVPMCSELLFDEKISGAMKVTTTFKPFETLNEIEKAKAFIHNFHYNLLVE, from the coding sequence ATGTTTATACTTCGCATGCCAAAAAATTTATCTCAAAATATGCCCGAAGTGAGTCCGACCCCTAAAAGGGAAGAACTTTCTTCAGGAAATCATATTCCTTGGAAGCCCTCAACGGAGACGGCTTTGGCTCCTGCGCTTTTGGATATAGACTGGCTTACAGCACAGCCTTTATTGCCATTTTTAGCCCAAGTAGCGCCCGCCCATCTGCTTTATCGAAGCATTATGTCTCATGGCATGGAAGACTCCATAGAGGTGATTGAATGGGTTCGCGGAGAGCAACTGCAGAAAATATTTGATTTTGACATTTGGGAGCATTCATTTGAACTGCAAACAAATGATATTTCAACAAATAAATTTCTTTCTTGGCTGCGTATTTGGATGGAAATAGGTGCTGACTTTGCCGTTCATCGCATGATTGAATTGGAAGAAGAAACCATCGTCTTAATTTTTTCAAAATTATTTGAAATTATTCCTGAGGGAGTATCTCAAGTCACTGAAGATATGACAGAAAACTGGTGGAAAACAGCAGATAATAAATTTTATTTAAGAATGCGCGATGAAAATGAAGAAGCCTTTGAGCTTTTAAAGCCCTTTGTCGATGCTCTTTATCAAAATAATGTCCGCATTGCAGCCTCTGTTTTTGCGCATGCCGCTATGCTCGTGCGTCAAGAGTCTCTCGATTTTGGTGTGCGCTGGAAAGCAGCGCGTTTAGCAGATCAGGGCTTTGTCTCTAGAGAAGATGCCTTAAAAATACTGGCTCCGAAAAAAATTGAGTCCTTAGTTAAATCCATAAAGGAAGCAAAGGAATTAGAGGAGAAACGGAGAGAAGCATATGAAAAATATCCTTCTAAGCAAACCGCTGCTATTTCTCAAAGTGATACAAATAATCCCGATTTATTTGATAATATCGTGCATTTTTTAAGCTCTTTAGAACCAGAAGAAGGTGTGCGCTATATGCAGCTTGCTTTAGGTAGTGAGAAATTAAAGCAAATTACAGGTTCGCAAAATATTGATCCTTCTTATTTTTATGAAGATGAAGACTTTATTTCTGAGTCTGCAGAAAATATTATTCAACTCTGCAATAATTTATTAATGCGTACTGAATTAGTAAACACAAGAAAAATAAATAAACAAAATCTTCTTATTGAGCAAGCATTTTGCGAACTGGCTCAAACAAATTTAACAGAAGCAGTTTACTTAAAAGACCGGGTGGCCAGATTATCTAATGTCTTTGTTTCAGGAATAATGAATTCGATTGATAATGATTCTTTAGCGCGTTCCCTTTCTGTGGTTCGTGGTATATTAAATATAGGATTGGAAATTTGTTTATTAAGTCCTCATGAATACGGCTTGAATTTAGAAGCAAAAGTTGATGAAGTTGAGCAAGCTGTTTTATGTATTCAGCAACTAGGACCAGAATATTTATTTCAACTAGGATGGAACATTTTAATTTCTTTACAGCTGGACTTAGCAAAAGAGATTGTAAAACTTGATTTAAATCATCCTAATTATAAAAACAAATTAAAGTCGATGCGCAAAATAAACTTGAGCGATGCTTCTTCTTTAACGATCTCTTTGGATAAACTTGTTGAAAATCAAAGATATCCTGATATGAGTGCCTGGCTCAGTTCCGTGGAATCGGAGCTTCCTACGGCATTATTCTTGGTACTTGAATCATTGTTTGGTAGGGTTCCCATGTGTTCAGAGCTTCTTTTCGATGAAAAAATAAGTGGAGCGATGAAAGTTACGACAACTTTTAAACCTTTTGAGACTCTTAATGAAATAGAGAAAGCAAAAGCTTTTATTCATAATTTTCATTATAACTTATTGGTAGAGTAA
- a CDS encoding MBL fold metallo-hydrolase, translating into MVPVPNRVKSQKKQNKSIIEGASKIEQFVTFWGVRGTIPIPNENMLKYGGNTSCVEVLAIASEKNNSIILDAGTGIIQCAENALLRGDRIFHLFLTHMHYDHIIGLTKFIPFFRQDCEIHIYGQAKFGNSLKEILQKFFSAPFFPIEFFQLPALKNIFFHELNSLKIIQIENIKIEIQSLNHPQEALAYKIWSPDGKSNIVYATDHEHGTHKDVELEKFIRGCDLFIYDSTYSDSNYKNYIGWGHSTAKAGATIAKNGEVKYYAIFHHEPESSDEYLETKILQEAQSVFKNSFLAAEYQTINISELNALLTDK; encoded by the coding sequence GTGGTCCCAGTCCCGAATAGGGTCAAATCTCAAAAAAAACAAAATAAGTCAATAATTGAAGGAGCTTCTAAAATCGAACAATTTGTTACTTTTTGGGGTGTCCGAGGAACCATTCCTATTCCTAATGAAAACATGCTAAAATACGGAGGAAATACCTCGTGTGTTGAAGTCCTTGCTATCGCTTCTGAAAAAAATAATTCAATTATATTAGATGCCGGCACGGGAATTATACAATGTGCCGAGAACGCACTATTACGCGGAGACAGGATTTTTCACCTTTTTTTAACGCATATGCACTATGACCATATCATAGGTCTTACAAAATTCATCCCTTTTTTTAGACAAGATTGTGAAATTCACATTTATGGGCAGGCTAAATTTGGGAATTCTTTAAAAGAAATATTGCAAAAATTTTTTAGCGCCCCTTTTTTTCCAATAGAATTTTTCCAACTCCCTGCTTTAAAAAACATATTTTTTCATGAATTAAACTCTTTAAAAATCATACAAATAGAAAATATTAAAATAGAAATTCAATCTTTAAACCACCCCCAAGAAGCCCTTGCCTACAAAATTTGGAGCCCCGATGGCAAAAGTAACATCGTTTATGCAACCGATCATGAACATGGCACTCATAAAGATGTTGAACTTGAAAAGTTCATAAGAGGTTGTGACTTGTTTATTTATGATTCCACATACTCAGACAGCAATTACAAAAATTATATTGGCTGGGGACATTCTACAGCCAAAGCGGGAGCAACTATCGCCAAAAATGGCGAGGTAAAATATTACGCCATATTTCATCATGAACCGGAAAGCTCAGATGAGTACTTAGAAACAAAAATTTTACAAGAAGCACAGTCCGTTTTTAAAAACAGTTTTCTCGCGGCAGAGTACCAAACCATTAACATCAGTGAGCTAAATGCGTTATTGACGGACAAGTGA
- the era gene encoding GTPase Era, producing MIKKCGYVALLGRPNAGKSTFLNAVLGTKLAVVSNKPQTTRNKILGVFTEADSQALLLDTPGIHKTQGLPKMNQVMNKVAWSVLSDADLVCYLIDVTQGWSNEDALWLESILKKFENKLLLLATKTDKVKIEEVEQGRLNILNRFQDLFEGIKASGELKCQLIGDQPQLISSKRPEEITSIRQFILSQMPQGEWLYGEDDLTDRPQRFVCAEIIREQIFRQLGQELPYKIAVVIDLFEHKNNVTNISATVIVDRDSQKGIVIGKRGSRLKSIGTEARISLEKHLDKKVFLELFVKVKPGWTENINMLSEFADLQEPSDSK from the coding sequence ATGATAAAAAAATGCGGATATGTGGCTCTACTCGGTAGGCCAAATGCAGGTAAAAGTACCTTTCTAAATGCCGTATTAGGCACAAAGCTGGCTGTTGTCAGCAATAAACCACAAACAACTCGAAATAAAATATTAGGCGTCTTTACGGAAGCGGATAGCCAAGCTCTTTTATTGGACACTCCTGGGATACATAAAACTCAGGGATTGCCAAAAATGAACCAAGTTATGAATAAAGTTGCTTGGAGTGTGCTGAGTGATGCTGATTTAGTTTGTTATTTAATTGATGTCACTCAAGGCTGGTCAAATGAGGATGCTCTTTGGCTAGAATCGATTTTAAAAAAGTTCGAGAATAAGCTTCTCCTCCTTGCAACTAAGACAGATAAGGTTAAGATAGAGGAAGTAGAGCAAGGAAGGCTAAATATATTAAATCGATTCCAAGACCTTTTTGAAGGAATTAAGGCGTCGGGTGAGTTAAAATGTCAACTTATTGGAGATCAGCCCCAGCTTATTTCCTCTAAAAGGCCTGAAGAAATCACTTCAATAAGACAATTTATTTTATCCCAAATGCCTCAAGGTGAGTGGCTGTATGGTGAAGATGATCTCACTGACAGACCACAACGCTTTGTTTGTGCGGAAATTATCCGTGAACAAATATTCCGTCAGCTTGGTCAGGAATTGCCATACAAAATAGCTGTTGTTATTGATTTATTTGAGCATAAAAATAATGTAACAAATATTTCGGCAACGGTTATTGTCGATCGTGATTCCCAAAAAGGAATTGTTATCGGAAAACGAGGTTCTCGCTTAAAAAGCATTGGGACTGAGGCAAGAATTTCACTCGAAAAACATCTTGATAAAAAAGTGTTTTTAGAGCTTTTTGTTAAAGTAAAGCCCGGATGGACCGAAAATATAAATATGCTTTCAGAATTTGCTGATTTGCAAGAACCTAGTGATTCAAAATAA
- the mnmA gene encoding tRNA 2-thiouridine(34) synthase MnmA, with protein MKKRVLVAMSGGVDSSVAAALLVEQGYEVIGVTMQLWDYSQNESSCDPNSKFDTCCSLDDVADARLVAHKLGIPFYVFDYQDDFKENVVDYFTDEYLKGRTPNPCVACNTFLKFDHLLDRAQRLGCDFVATGHYAQIHFNEIYGHYKLLKGNDSQKDQSYFLYSLTQERLEKVLFPVGNLSKPEVRVIAEKYGLVNAAKKESMEICFIPNNDYAKFISNRVQDSDLIKGDIRHEEGQLLGVHDGIHQFTVGQRKGLKVSFANPLYVTRIDSETGTVFAGEEKYLYRSGFSFKKFHMVRDFGNDIDFEVKIRYRSAPCQATLEKNGDFVSLRFKTPQKSVTPGQIAVLYCDNEVVGGGFIDKVFL; from the coding sequence ATGAAAAAAAGAGTTTTAGTAGCCATGTCAGGTGGTGTCGATAGTTCCGTTGCTGCGGCTCTGCTCGTGGAACAGGGCTATGAAGTCATAGGTGTGACAATGCAATTATGGGATTATTCACAAAATGAATCCAGTTGCGATCCCAATAGTAAGTTTGACACTTGTTGTAGCCTTGATGATGTTGCCGATGCTAGGCTTGTTGCACATAAATTAGGAATTCCATTTTACGTCTTTGATTACCAAGACGATTTTAAAGAAAATGTGGTCGATTATTTTACCGATGAATATTTAAAAGGGCGTACGCCAAATCCTTGTGTTGCATGTAATACATTTTTAAAATTTGATCATCTTCTCGATCGTGCGCAAAGACTTGGTTGTGATTTTGTTGCTACGGGGCACTACGCTCAAATTCATTTTAATGAAATTTACGGGCATTATAAATTGTTAAAAGGCAATGATTCACAAAAAGATCAAAGTTACTTTTTATACTCACTTACTCAAGAACGCCTTGAAAAAGTTTTATTTCCGGTGGGTAATTTATCAAAACCAGAGGTGCGTGTTATCGCAGAAAAGTATGGTTTGGTGAATGCGGCAAAAAAAGAAAGTATGGAAATCTGTTTTATTCCAAATAACGATTATGCAAAATTCATTTCTAATCGTGTTCAAGACTCCGATCTTATTAAAGGAGACATTCGACATGAAGAAGGACAATTGCTAGGAGTGCATGATGGTATTCATCAGTTTACTGTTGGGCAAAGGAAAGGATTAAAAGTTTCTTTTGCAAATCCCTTATATGTAACTCGTATTGATTCTGAAACAGGGACAGTGTTCGCTGGTGAAGAAAAGTATCTGTATCGCTCTGGATTTTCCTTTAAAAAGTTTCATATGGTGCGAGATTTTGGAAACGACATCGATTTTGAAGTTAAAATTCGCTACCGCTCCGCTCCATGTCAAGCAACTTTAGAAAAAAATGGGGATTTTGTATCTTTAAGGTTTAAAACGCCTCAAAAATCTGTAACACCAGGACAAATAGCCGTTTTATATTGTGATAATGAAGTTGTCGGGGGTGGATTTATTGATAAGGTCTTCCTCTAA
- a CDS encoding PolC-type DNA polymerase III, producing MTFQNKNNRSFKPAYKTLRKEPSLPSEMMANPNRPQWLNLLPSQMDIVFFDLETTGGNPQNSSIIEIGAIKYTNGKEVSRFETLVNPQRHIPSVVQKITKINNEMVVNAPTIQEVFDEFMKFIGNSILVAHGAQGDIAYLSHHMKEFKNEDFKNFFFCTHLLVSNILPETPSKTLSGVAEFFDIPVIDAHNALADAEMTTHIFWKILDVCEKNGIKTCDDILKLQSDAETIRKLGPGINPAVVDNFPGTPGLLFVLNSHHEISYLTATPSIRKSLQQLTEIGMDREMNRIIVDASGFKFERCSSLLDALMQEKRELKRISLSIDPRKSQSRSENFLQIFIPDDMLDYARAFPEKVPFFIPQHGELHLLESEEDDTYISENKENSNLYVTFGEQDDTVIPITRTRRINNISRSEKFKISRRRDDDMTTCIRIGHLKEGVGYCFGPFLQPKSALNEIQEIVTHFPFEHNTFTMQERFAHLRVIISLLNGNINDEIISLEKSNKKIKAIKNFSKWLRSLNLLREIKHITESIGINFQKQIPKSGLCLISNNDFKEFDIAIVARGRVVKKTRLPFEQSERLKSSRYFTRLFENYIEEIISPLAPIVFTDDICSDMELFSYWLHNKKGEGEWVDFTELEGLFNTSIL from the coding sequence ATGACATTTCAAAATAAGAACAACCGTTCCTTTAAGCCTGCATATAAGACACTACGTAAAGAACCATCACTTCCTTCAGAAATGATGGCAAATCCCAATCGTCCACAATGGCTCAATCTTTTACCATCACAAATGGACATTGTTTTTTTTGATTTAGAAACAACCGGGGGCAACCCACAAAACAGCTCTATTATTGAGATTGGTGCCATTAAATATACAAATGGCAAAGAAGTGAGCCGCTTTGAGACTTTAGTCAATCCACAGAGACATATACCTAGCGTTGTGCAAAAAATTACCAAGATCAATAATGAAATGGTAGTGAATGCGCCAACGATTCAAGAAGTTTTCGATGAATTCATGAAATTTATTGGCAATTCTATTTTGGTTGCACATGGCGCACAAGGCGATATTGCTTATTTATCGCACCATATGAAAGAATTTAAAAACGAAGATTTTAAAAATTTCTTTTTTTGTACTCATTTATTAGTTTCAAATATTCTTCCTGAGACGCCTTCTAAAACATTATCAGGAGTTGCAGAATTTTTTGATATTCCTGTTATTGACGCACATAACGCTCTTGCTGATGCGGAAATGACAACTCATATTTTTTGGAAAATTTTGGATGTTTGTGAAAAAAATGGCATTAAAACATGCGATGATATTTTAAAACTGCAATCTGATGCAGAAACCATTCGAAAATTAGGACCGGGAATAAATCCTGCAGTTGTTGATAATTTTCCTGGCACTCCCGGGCTATTATTTGTATTAAATTCACACCATGAAATTTCATATTTAACAGCAACACCAAGTATAAGAAAATCTTTACAGCAGTTAACAGAAATTGGCATGGATAGAGAAATGAATCGCATTATTGTCGATGCTTCAGGCTTTAAATTTGAACGCTGCAGCAGTTTACTCGATGCCTTAATGCAAGAAAAAAGAGAATTAAAAAGAATTTCTCTTTCCATTGATCCCCGTAAAAGTCAAAGTCGCAGTGAAAATTTTTTACAAATATTTATTCCTGATGACATGCTCGACTATGCACGTGCTTTTCCCGAAAAAGTTCCTTTTTTTATTCCACAGCATGGCGAACTTCATCTTTTAGAGTCAGAAGAAGATGACACATATATAAGTGAAAATAAAGAAAACTCTAACCTCTACGTTACCTTTGGTGAGCAGGATGATACCGTTATTCCAATTACAAGAACGAGACGCATAAATAATATTTCACGTTCTGAGAAATTTAAAATTTCACGACGCCGTGACGATGATATGACTACCTGTATTCGAATAGGTCACTTAAAAGAGGGAGTCGGTTACTGTTTTGGACCTTTTTTACAGCCAAAAAGTGCCTTAAATGAAATTCAGGAGATTGTAACTCATTTTCCTTTTGAGCATAATACTTTTACTATGCAAGAGCGTTTTGCTCATTTACGCGTTATTATATCCTTATTAAATGGAAACATTAATGATGAAATAATAAGCTTAGAAAAATCAAATAAAAAAATTAAAGCAATTAAAAACTTTTCAAAATGGTTAAGAAGCTTAAATCTTTTAAGAGAAATCAAGCATATTACAGAATCAATTGGCATTAACTTCCAAAAACAAATTCCCAAATCAGGGCTTTGCTTAATATCAAATAATGATTTTAAAGAGTTTGATATCGCCATTGTTGCTAGAGGAAGAGTTGTTAAAAAGACTCGATTGCCTTTTGAGCAAAGCGAAAGATTAAAAAGCTCCCGTTACTTTACACGACTTTTTGAAAACTATATTGAAGAAATTATCTCCCCACTTGCACCTATTGTTTTTACAGATGATATTTGTTCCGACATGGAGTTATTTTCATACTGGTTGCATAACAAAAAAGGTGAAGGAGAATGGGTTGATTTTACAGAGCTAGAAGGATTATTTAATACATCTATTCTTTAG
- a CDS encoding SurA N-terminal domain-containing protein codes for MNIKKIEIFTAIVCSFSLFSACTTSKKNDIHPNSSQIITSLAPTTPFDANTLDGVLATIADQVILLSDLQQAIFISTNGQTRLSPNGRLYGGNLVPQQASQIMESIINQKVLQVKAIELGLDVSEDDLSKQIDNFLKQRGFSEEELQNQLAKSGKSMKEYRQEFKNEVLKQELIGRVISSLVSVSDDEVKSFYLQQTGSIKQVSSVKLRSLLIKIPENEQTDPLNSELIKIISKKIEDGESFIKLVKEYSMASDATQTEGILPPRPVAELPAPIREKISNLSMNQVVGPFILGSSVFYFQYLGATFSEDSDLLKNFGHWKSKLQDIKFNERLSEYLLSERKKLKANIRPFQFSH; via the coding sequence ATGAACATTAAAAAGATTGAAATTTTTACGGCTATTGTATGCTCTTTTTCCCTGTTTTCAGCATGCACAACATCAAAAAAGAATGATATTCACCCCAATTCTTCGCAAATAATAACCTCTCTCGCCCCCACAACGCCGTTTGATGCAAACACATTAGACGGAGTGCTTGCCACAATCGCCGATCAAGTCATTCTATTAAGTGACTTACAACAGGCCATTTTTATTTCTACAAATGGACAAACAAGACTTTCACCAAATGGAAGACTTTATGGCGGAAATCTCGTTCCTCAACAAGCAAGCCAAATCATGGAATCGATTATCAATCAAAAAGTATTACAAGTTAAAGCCATTGAACTCGGCCTTGATGTCAGTGAAGATGATCTCTCAAAACAGATTGATAATTTCTTAAAACAACGTGGATTTTCAGAAGAGGAATTACAAAACCAGCTTGCAAAAAGCGGTAAATCAATGAAAGAATATCGTCAGGAATTCAAAAATGAAGTTCTGAAGCAAGAACTTATTGGGCGCGTGATCAGCTCTCTTGTAAGCGTCAGTGATGACGAAGTAAAAAGTTTTTATCTGCAGCAAACAGGCAGCATTAAACAAGTCAGTTCTGTAAAACTCAGAAGTCTTCTCATTAAAATTCCTGAAAATGAACAAACCGACCCTTTGAACTCTGAACTCATCAAAATAATATCTAAAAAAATTGAGGACGGGGAAAGCTTTATTAAACTTGTAAAAGAATATTCTATGGCCTCTGACGCGACACAAACGGAAGGTATTCTACCTCCACGCCCCGTTGCAGAATTGCCCGCACCCATTCGCGAAAAAATATCCAATCTGAGCATGAATCAAGTGGTTGGTCCTTTTATTTTAGGAAGCTCTGTTTTTTATTTTCAATATCTAGGTGCGACGTTTAGCGAAGACAGCGACTTATTAAAGAACTTTGGTCACTGGAAATCCAAATTACAAGATATTAAATTCAATGAAAGGCTTTCAGAGTATCTCCTTTCGGAACGTAAAAAACTGAAAGCAAATATAAGACCCTTTCAATTTAGTCATTAA
- a CDS encoding substrate-binding periplasmic protein — protein sequence MTFFKKYQKCILFVILLISYQKIFGIEPLKIVTGNDFLPYTDEKLKNGGLFTSIYTTILKKIKIPYTIEFLPWARGYEMLKHEKFDVSFPYAPTKERASEVKYSKISLTSSDIYIYSNSNYRNTKNAYDFRNGTYCGAVGYYIEDVFLNMINKNELKKMSQFDEKSCLLAVINNDASLFVTNENQMKEYKKQKISNFDRIIRIGKPLKKMELYAIYNKKIDDKIIKMIDNEAARFLNTNEYRKLINSY from the coding sequence ATGACTTTTTTTAAAAAATACCAAAAATGTATTTTATTTGTTATTTTATTAATTTCATATCAAAAAATTTTCGGTATTGAACCGCTCAAAATTGTCACAGGAAATGATTTTTTACCTTACACAGATGAAAAATTAAAAAATGGAGGTCTGTTTACCTCCATTTACACCACAATTTTAAAAAAAATTAAAATTCCTTATACCATTGAATTTCTTCCGTGGGCAAGAGGGTATGAAATGCTTAAACATGAAAAATTTGATGTTTCCTTTCCTTATGCACCCACCAAAGAAAGGGCGTCTGAGGTCAAATACTCCAAAATAAGTCTAACCAGTTCTGATATATATATTTATTCAAACTCAAATTATCGCAATACTAAAAACGCATATGATTTTAGAAATGGGACTTACTGTGGAGCAGTAGGCTATTATATTGAAGACGTTTTTTTAAATATGATTAATAAAAACGAACTTAAAAAAATGAGTCAATTTGACGAAAAATCTTGCTTATTAGCTGTCATAAATAATGACGCCAGTTTATTTGTTACAAATGAAAATCAAATGAAAGAATATAAAAAGCAAAAAATATCTAACTTTGACAGAATCATTCGAATTGGAAAACCCCTGAAAAAAATGGAATTATATGCTATTTACAACAAAAAAATTGATGATAAAATAATTAAAATGATAGATAATGAAGCAGCGCGTTTTTTAAATACAAATGAATACAGAAAATTAATTAACTCTTACTAA